In one Fimbriimonadaceae bacterium genomic region, the following are encoded:
- the rplU gene encoding 50S ribosomal protein L21, with protein MYAIVKTGGKQFKAAKGETLIVEKLEGEAGTKLDLAEVLMVCDGDKVTVGAPFVKGAKVKVEIVRQGKGPKIEGFNYKAKKNERKRWGHRQPQTHLRVTDIVGG; from the coding sequence ATGTACGCGATTGTCAAGACCGGTGGTAAGCAGTTCAAGGCGGCCAAGGGCGAGACCCTGATCGTCGAAAAGCTCGAGGGCGAAGCGGGCACCAAGCTCGATTTGGCCGAGGTGCTCATGGTTTGCGACGGCGACAAGGTCACCGTCGGCGCCCCCTTCGTCAAAGGCGCGAAGGTCAAGGTCGAGATCGTGCGGCAGGGCAAGGGCCCGAAGATCGAGGGCTTCAACTACAAAGCGAAGAAGAACGAGCGCAAGCGCTGGGGACACCGCCAGCCGCAGACGCACCTTCGCGTGACCGACATCGTCGGCGGGTAA
- a CDS encoding B12-binding domain-containing protein: protein MADRVCTYDPLHELMARFENVRAAATTGDPFEGLGIEDALKKHIVDGVKKGLEGRLEKALETYEPLAIINDILLDGMKTVGELFGAGKMQLPFVLQSAEVMKAAVRQLEPLMERVEGSEKGSILLATVAGDVHDIGKNLVDIILSNNGYRVVNIGIKQPIQNILDKAAEHRVQVIGMSGLLVKSTVIMRENLLEMNQRGLSGFPVVLGGAALTRGYVEQDLRAQYEGKVFYAQDAFEGLKLMGELCGGSEAPTPEVEVGEGRVASHRLPDLDPTLYVFDGTRSEVQPVAPPPLPFYGARRHTKFDLFEVYKYINPVALWRGQWQFKRPDGMDNPAFDAWLEEHARPVFERMQRELASVLKPKVKWGYFPCASEGNDLVVFHEDARTERVRFTFPRQRDGRRQCLADFFQPLGSETVDTVGFHLVTVGPDVSVLERELFAKGEFQDYLYVHGMGVETAEALAEYWHLQIRREMGIADTEPETVKGLFGAKYHGSRYSFGYPACPNLEDQAKLFELLEPEDIGVELSEEFMLMPEQSTSAIIVHHPEAKYFNVR from the coding sequence ATGGCTGATCGCGTTTGCACCTACGACCCGCTGCACGAACTGATGGCGCGGTTCGAGAACGTGCGGGCGGCGGCGACCACCGGCGACCCGTTCGAGGGGCTCGGGATCGAAGACGCCCTCAAGAAGCACATCGTCGACGGGGTGAAGAAGGGGCTGGAAGGCCGTCTCGAGAAGGCGCTGGAGACCTACGAGCCGCTTGCGATCATCAACGACATCCTGCTGGACGGCATGAAGACCGTGGGCGAGCTGTTCGGGGCGGGGAAGATGCAGCTTCCGTTCGTGCTTCAAAGCGCCGAGGTGATGAAGGCCGCCGTGCGGCAACTCGAGCCGCTCATGGAGCGGGTCGAGGGGAGCGAGAAGGGCTCGATCTTGCTCGCGACCGTCGCTGGCGACGTCCACGACATCGGCAAGAACCTGGTGGACATCATCCTGAGCAACAACGGCTACCGGGTGGTGAACATCGGCATCAAACAGCCGATCCAGAACATCCTCGACAAGGCGGCCGAGCACCGCGTCCAGGTCATCGGCATGTCGGGCCTTCTGGTCAAAAGCACGGTGATCATGCGCGAGAACCTGCTGGAGATGAACCAGCGCGGCCTGTCCGGCTTTCCCGTGGTGCTGGGTGGCGCGGCGTTGACGCGCGGCTACGTCGAGCAGGATCTGCGCGCGCAGTACGAGGGGAAGGTGTTTTACGCGCAGGACGCGTTCGAGGGCCTGAAGCTCATGGGCGAGTTGTGCGGCGGGTCGGAGGCTCCGACGCCGGAGGTCGAGGTCGGCGAGGGACGCGTGGCCTCGCACCGGCTTCCCGATCTGGACCCGACGCTCTACGTGTTTGACGGTACGCGCAGCGAAGTGCAGCCCGTCGCGCCGCCGCCGCTTCCGTTTTACGGAGCGCGCCGCCACACCAAGTTCGATCTCTTCGAGGTGTACAAGTACATCAACCCCGTGGCGCTGTGGCGCGGTCAATGGCAGTTCAAGCGGCCCGACGGCATGGATAACCCCGCCTTCGACGCGTGGCTCGAGGAGCACGCGCGGCCCGTGTTCGAGCGGATGCAGCGCGAACTCGCGTCGGTGCTCAAACCCAAGGTGAAGTGGGGCTATTTCCCGTGCGCGTCGGAAGGGAACGACCTGGTCGTGTTCCACGAGGACGCGCGCACCGAACGCGTACGGTTCACGTTCCCCCGCCAGCGCGACGGCCGACGGCAGTGCCTGGCCGACTTCTTCCAGCCGCTGGGCTCGGAGACCGTGGACACCGTGGGCTTCCATTTGGTGACCGTCGGGCCGGACGTGTCGGTCTTGGAGCGCGAGCTGTTCGCCAAGGGCGAGTTCCAGGACTATCTCTACGTGCACGGCATGGGCGTCGAGACTGCCGAGGCGCTAGCCGAGTACTGGCACCTGCAGATTCGCCGGGAGATGGGCATCGCGGACACGGAGCCTGAGACGGTCAAGGGTCTGTTCGGCGCGAAGTACCACGGCTCCCGCTACTCGTTCGGCTACCCCGCGTGCCCGAATCTTGAGGACCAGGCGAAGCTCTTCGAGTTGCTGGAGCCGGAGGACATCGGGGTGGAGCTGAGCGAGGAGTTCATGCTTATGCCCGAACAGTCCACATCGGCGATCATCGTCCACCACCCCGAGGCGAAGTACTTCAACGTTCGCTAG
- a CDS encoding DUF2207 domain-containing protein has translation MRVACLLVALSLAALSLGAKFETESFHSSYQLLRDRTVEIEETISVRFLERQHGLLRNIPFRTQGGGRVREVRYDLLSTELKRGGSWAPVPAQQSNQGGDWALRIGDANRWESGRVSYRIRYRVQGALTRFETDANIGPHDELFWNVLPTDWPTSIRQATVDVGFPKVEGSVRARVLVGARGSRDGGELERGGKFVGNAPLVDLSYPSPTTLRVRIKRTLQPHEGATLVLGLPLEAFEAPPPPSSHPEGQGGDTSDPAGFIPTPDPLPYERLPSNPLGFVIPLIPAGLFWWLYKDHFKRNPGPLVVRYEAPEGVGPIEAGYLMDGKVDPGDIVGAIVGLAQKGAGRLIHADEGIQFEVGSLEGAKNLTPSDRRLFEALEPFGPIVTADLLEGAFAESYRDLNNGAGREMAARGWARANRTEGCGCIVLCLVLFVAASAGFLFAGLPVLLGLAAAVVVGFIAVVRTDLLTPEGAKVRHALRGLEEFIARAHKKELNYLVDRVPDQALFEELLPFAIAFGLVDVWTRAFDGIGLRQPGWYVGPYDGYWTATLMSDLTTFQDTWSSAIAPVTSYGSGSGFSSGDSGFGGGWSGGGGGFSGGGSSGGGGGGGGGGSW, from the coding sequence GTGCGTGTCGCTTGCCTGCTTGTGGCCCTCTCGCTCGCGGCCTTGTCGCTGGGCGCCAAGTTCGAAACCGAGAGCTTCCACTCCTCGTACCAGCTCCTTCGCGACCGGACGGTCGAGATCGAGGAGACGATATCGGTGCGGTTCCTCGAGCGGCAGCACGGGTTGCTTCGAAACATCCCCTTCCGCACGCAAGGCGGTGGGAGGGTGCGCGAGGTCCGATACGACCTCCTCTCCACCGAGTTGAAACGCGGAGGGAGTTGGGCTCCGGTTCCGGCTCAGCAGTCGAATCAGGGCGGGGACTGGGCCCTTCGGATCGGAGATGCCAACCGGTGGGAAAGCGGGCGCGTGTCGTACCGCATCCGTTACCGCGTCCAAGGTGCCCTCACCCGCTTCGAAACCGACGCGAACATCGGTCCGCACGACGAGCTGTTCTGGAACGTCCTCCCCACAGATTGGCCGACGTCGATTCGCCAAGCGACCGTCGACGTCGGGTTTCCCAAGGTGGAGGGCTCCGTGCGCGCCCGAGTCCTTGTGGGCGCGCGCGGTTCTCGGGACGGCGGGGAACTCGAACGAGGCGGCAAGTTCGTCGGCAACGCACCGCTGGTCGACCTCAGCTACCCATCGCCCACCACGCTTCGGGTCCGCATCAAACGCACGCTCCAGCCGCACGAGGGCGCGACGCTCGTGCTGGGCCTCCCGCTCGAGGCCTTCGAAGCCCCACCCCCTCCGTCGTCCCATCCTGAAGGGCAGGGGGGCGACACCTCGGACCCCGCCGGGTTCATCCCCACCCCCGACCCCCTTCCGTACGAGCGATTGCCCTCCAATCCGCTTGGCTTTGTGATCCCTTTGATCCCTGCGGGACTCTTCTGGTGGCTGTACAAGGACCACTTCAAGCGCAACCCGGGACCTCTCGTCGTGCGATACGAAGCGCCGGAGGGGGTTGGCCCCATCGAGGCGGGGTACCTGATGGATGGGAAGGTGGATCCCGGCGATATCGTCGGGGCCATCGTGGGACTCGCCCAGAAGGGCGCCGGACGGCTGATCCACGCCGACGAGGGCATCCAGTTCGAAGTGGGCAGTTTGGAGGGCGCGAAGAACCTGACCCCTTCGGACCGGCGGCTGTTCGAGGCTCTGGAGCCCTTCGGCCCGATCGTGACGGCGGATCTGCTCGAGGGGGCGTTTGCCGAGTCGTACCGCGATCTGAACAACGGCGCGGGACGAGAGATGGCAGCGCGAGGATGGGCGCGGGCCAACCGCACCGAGGGCTGTGGGTGCATCGTGCTCTGCCTGGTCCTCTTCGTGGCGGCGTCGGCGGGCTTCTTGTTTGCGGGCTTGCCCGTCCTTCTTGGACTGGCGGCGGCCGTGGTTGTCGGGTTCATCGCCGTGGTTCGAACGGACCTGTTGACGCCCGAAGGCGCCAAGGTCCGACACGCCCTCCGCGGGCTGGAGGAGTTCATCGCGAGAGCCCACAAGAAAGAGTTGAACTACTTGGTCGATCGTGTTCCCGATCAGGCGCTCTTCGAGGAGCTCCTCCCGTTCGCGATCGCGTTCGGTCTCGTGGACGTGTGGACGCGGGCGTTCGACGGAATCGGGCTGCGCCAACCCGGCTGGTACGTCGGCCCCTACGACGGCTACTGGACGGCGACGCTGATGAGCGACTTGACCACGTTCCAAGATACGTGGTCGTCGGCCATCGCGCCGGTCACCTCCTACGGCTCAGGGTCCGGCTTCAGCTCGGGCGATTCCGGGTTTGGCGGCGGCTGGAGCGGCGGTGGCGGGGGATTCAGCGGTGGTGGATCGTCCGGGGGGGGGGGCGGCGGAGGAGGCGGGGGTAGCTGGTAG
- the nrdR gene encoding transcriptional regulator NrdR: MKCPYCGSCEQKVLDSRPAREGEAIRRRRECDACGRRFTTFEAPERPRLFVVKRGGAREEFSREKVLGSMLVACGKRPVPIETVRAAAERIERDLFTEFEDEVPSTEVGERVMQALMGIDTVAYVRFASVYREFASLSDFREIVESVNAIGTAAEGRR, translated from the coding sequence ATGAAATGCCCCTATTGCGGAAGTTGCGAGCAGAAGGTGCTCGACTCCCGCCCCGCCCGAGAAGGCGAGGCGATTCGGCGCCGTCGCGAGTGCGACGCGTGCGGTCGTAGATTCACGACGTTCGAGGCGCCCGAAAGGCCGCGGTTGTTCGTAGTGAAGCGCGGGGGCGCGCGCGAGGAGTTCAGCCGCGAGAAGGTGCTGGGCAGCATGCTGGTCGCGTGCGGCAAGCGCCCCGTTCCCATCGAGACCGTTCGCGCGGCCGCCGAGCGCATCGAGCGCGATCTGTTCACGGAGTTCGAGGACGAGGTGCCTTCGACCGAAGTCGGGGAGCGCGTGATGCAGGCGCTGATGGGCATCGACACCGTCGCCTACGTGCGGTTTGCAAGCGTGTACCGGGAATTCGCCTCGCTCAGCGATTTCCGGGAAATCGTCGAGTCCGTGAACGCGATCGGGACCGCTGCGGAGGGTCGTCGATGA
- a CDS encoding vitamin B12-dependent ribonucleotide reductase translates to MKISRYYTAEGKDPYAGIPFEPRRSEIRNPDGSTVFLMENVMVPAHWSQVATDILAQKYFRKAGVKQADGTDGSESDARQVFHRLAGCWRQWGEQHGYFDTAKDAQAFYDELCHMLAQQVAAPNSPQWFNTGLNFAYDITGTPQGHFYVDPKSGKLKRSENAYGRPQPHACFILSVKDDLVNEGGIMDLWTREARIFKYGSGVGTNFSKIRGENERLSGGGKSSGLMSFLRVGDRSAGAIKSGGTTRRAAKMVCLDIDHPDVEQFVNWKVVEEQKVASLVTGSQLNQKHLNAILASCRTEGGSINADPRKNDALRKAIAEAKASNIPLNYIQRVLQLATQGITSIEFPTFDTGYESEAYLTVSGQNSNNSVRVPNEFFHAVESDGEWNLTSRLDGRVVKSMPARELWGDVCNAAWACADPGIQYDTTINEWHTCPADGRINASNPCSEYMFLDDTACNLASINLIKFLDPKTGSFDLDGYRHAIRLWTAVLEISVLMAQFPSPEIAQLSYDFRTLGLGYANLGALLMQMAIPYDSEQGRAIAGALTAVLGGESYATSAEMAGELGPFPKYEKNRESMLRVIRNHRRAAYNAQKDQYEALSILPVGIDPDECPTEMLKAAREAWDRAVELGEQHGFRNAQVTVLAPTGTIGLIMDCDTTGVEPDFALVKFKKLAGGGYFKIINQSIPVALNTLGYASEEVDEIVAYCKGHKTFAGAPHINEKSLAAKGFTPEIIERLEQGLENAFELKFVFNKFTIGEAFCRDVLGITDAEMNDWSFDLLGRLGFTKAQVEAANEYVCGTMTIEGAPHLKAEHLPVFDCANKCGSKGRRFISAEGHIRMMAAVQPFLSGAISKTINLPGDASIQAIDDAYTLSWKLGLKANALYRDGSKLSQPLNASSDEAAAAILEASLGDEEPAVENEVMQTAQKLVYRYIAKRRLMPNRRRGYTQKARVGGHKVYLRTGEFEDGSLGEIFVDMHREGAAFRSLMNCFAIAISLGLQYGVPLEEFVDAFVFTRFEPNGSVQGHDNIKMSTSVIDFLFRELALSYLGRTDLVQVKPEDLRGDAVGTPSQLPDYEEEEDQGTFEGTAPGSATEDHEAAGFAVGTIQDTLPFEGNSKAVGSPTYQLDTPGTRVGSPAGVAATRAVVPPSLLADQIREAKMKGYEGDPCGNCGAFTLVRNGVCLKCNTCGETSGCS, encoded by the coding sequence ATGAAGATCAGCCGGTACTACACCGCCGAAGGAAAGGATCCGTACGCCGGAATCCCCTTTGAACCGCGACGCAGCGAGATCCGCAACCCCGATGGGTCCACGGTTTTTCTGATGGAGAACGTGATGGTGCCCGCGCACTGGTCGCAGGTCGCCACGGACATCCTCGCCCAGAAGTATTTCCGCAAGGCCGGCGTCAAACAGGCCGATGGGACGGACGGCTCCGAATCCGACGCGCGGCAGGTGTTCCACCGGCTCGCCGGCTGCTGGCGCCAATGGGGCGAACAGCACGGGTACTTCGACACAGCCAAGGACGCCCAGGCCTTCTACGACGAGCTGTGCCACATGCTCGCCCAACAGGTCGCGGCCCCCAACAGCCCGCAGTGGTTCAACACGGGCCTGAACTTCGCGTACGACATCACCGGAACGCCTCAGGGCCACTTCTACGTCGATCCCAAGTCGGGCAAGCTCAAGCGAAGCGAGAACGCCTACGGCCGTCCCCAGCCGCACGCGTGCTTCATCCTCTCGGTGAAGGACGACCTCGTGAACGAGGGAGGCATCATGGACCTGTGGACGCGCGAGGCGCGCATCTTCAAGTACGGCTCCGGCGTGGGCACGAACTTCTCGAAGATCCGCGGCGAGAACGAGCGCCTGTCGGGCGGCGGCAAGTCCAGCGGCCTCATGTCGTTCCTGCGCGTCGGAGACCGCAGCGCCGGCGCCATCAAGTCCGGGGGAACCACCCGCCGCGCTGCGAAGATGGTGTGCCTCGACATCGACCATCCGGACGTCGAGCAGTTCGTGAACTGGAAGGTCGTCGAGGAGCAGAAGGTCGCGAGCCTGGTGACCGGCAGCCAGCTCAACCAGAAGCACCTCAACGCCATTCTTGCCTCATGCCGCACCGAAGGCGGGTCGATCAACGCCGACCCCCGCAAGAACGACGCGCTCCGCAAAGCCATTGCCGAGGCCAAGGCCTCGAACATCCCCCTGAACTACATCCAGCGCGTGCTGCAGCTCGCGACCCAGGGCATCACGTCGATCGAGTTCCCGACGTTCGACACCGGATACGAGAGCGAGGCCTACCTCACCGTCTCGGGCCAGAACTCGAACAATTCCGTTAGGGTGCCTAATGAATTCTTCCACGCGGTCGAGAGCGACGGCGAGTGGAACCTGACGTCGCGCCTCGACGGGCGGGTTGTGAAGTCCATGCCCGCCCGCGAGCTTTGGGGCGACGTCTGCAACGCCGCGTGGGCGTGCGCCGACCCCGGGATCCAGTACGACACGACGATCAACGAGTGGCACACGTGCCCGGCGGACGGGCGCATCAACGCGAGCAACCCGTGCAGCGAGTACATGTTCCTCGACGACACGGCGTGCAATCTCGCCTCGATCAACCTGATCAAGTTCCTCGATCCCAAGACGGGCTCGTTCGACCTCGACGGGTACCGCCATGCGATCCGGCTTTGGACGGCGGTGCTGGAGATCAGCGTGCTGATGGCGCAGTTCCCCAGCCCGGAGATCGCGCAGCTCAGCTACGACTTCCGCACCCTCGGCCTGGGCTACGCCAACCTCGGCGCGCTGCTGATGCAGATGGCGATCCCCTACGACAGCGAGCAGGGGCGAGCGATCGCGGGCGCCCTCACCGCGGTGCTCGGCGGCGAGTCGTACGCGACCAGCGCGGAGATGGCCGGCGAGCTGGGGCCCTTCCCCAAGTACGAGAAGAACCGCGAGTCGATGCTTCGAGTGATCCGCAACCACCGGCGCGCGGCGTACAACGCGCAGAAGGATCAGTACGAGGCCCTCTCGATCCTGCCCGTGGGGATCGATCCAGACGAGTGCCCGACCGAGATGCTCAAAGCCGCGCGCGAGGCGTGGGACCGGGCGGTCGAACTCGGCGAACAGCACGGGTTCCGCAACGCACAGGTCACCGTGCTCGCGCCGACGGGCACGATCGGGTTGATCATGGATTGCGACACCACCGGCGTCGAGCCGGACTTCGCGCTTGTGAAGTTCAAGAAGCTCGCGGGAGGCGGCTACTTCAAGATCATCAACCAGTCGATTCCCGTGGCGCTCAACACCCTGGGCTACGCCTCGGAGGAGGTCGACGAGATCGTGGCGTACTGCAAGGGGCACAAGACCTTTGCCGGCGCGCCGCACATCAACGAGAAGTCGTTGGCGGCCAAGGGCTTCACGCCGGAGATCATCGAGCGGCTGGAGCAGGGGCTTGAGAACGCGTTCGAGCTCAAATTCGTGTTCAACAAGTTCACGATCGGCGAGGCCTTCTGCCGGGACGTGCTCGGGATCACCGACGCGGAGATGAACGACTGGTCGTTCGACCTCCTGGGGCGGCTCGGTTTCACCAAGGCGCAGGTCGAGGCCGCCAACGAGTACGTGTGCGGCACGATGACGATCGAAGGCGCGCCGCACCTCAAGGCCGAGCACCTGCCGGTGTTCGACTGTGCGAACAAGTGCGGCAGCAAGGGCCGGCGCTTCATCTCGGCCGAGGGGCACATCCGCATGATGGCCGCGGTGCAGCCGTTCCTTTCTGGCGCGATCAGCAAGACGATCAACCTGCCGGGCGACGCGTCGATCCAGGCGATCGACGATGCCTACACCCTCTCGTGGAAGCTCGGCCTCAAGGCCAACGCGCTGTACCGGGACGGCAGCAAGCTGAGCCAGCCCCTCAACGCGTCGAGCGACGAGGCGGCGGCGGCCATCCTCGAGGCGTCGCTGGGCGATGAGGAGCCGGCGGTCGAAAACGAGGTGATGCAGACCGCGCAGAAGCTGGTGTACCGCTACATCGCGAAACGGCGGCTCATGCCGAACCGAAGGCGCGGGTACACGCAGAAGGCGCGTGTGGGTGGGCACAAGGTGTACCTGCGCACCGGCGAGTTCGAAGACGGCTCGCTCGGAGAGATCTTCGTCGACATGCACCGCGAGGGCGCGGCGTTCCGCTCGCTGATGAACTGCTTTGCGATCGCGATCTCCTTGGGGCTTCAGTACGGCGTGCCGCTCGAGGAGTTCGTCGACGCGTTCGTGTTCACCCGGTTCGAGCCCAACGGTTCGGTGCAGGGCCACGACAACATCAAGATGAGCACGTCGGTGATCGACTTCCTGTTCCGGGAACTCGCGCTCTCGTATCTGGGCCGCACGGACCTCGTGCAGGTCAAGCCCGAGGACCTTCGAGGCGACGCCGTGGGCACGCCTTCCCAACTCCCCGACTACGAGGAGGAGGAGGACCAAGGCACGTTCGAAGGCACGGCGCCCGGCAGCGCCACTGAGGACCACGAGGCCGCGGGTTTCGCGGTGGGCACCATCCAGGACACGCTTCCGTTCGAAGGCAACTCCAAGGCCGTGGGCAGCCCCACGTACCAGCTCGACACGCCCGGCACGCGCGTCGGATCGCCGGCCGGCGTGGCGGCGACGCGGGCGGTCGTCCCGCCCTCGTTGCTCGCGGACCAGATCCGCGAGGCGAAGATGAAGGGCTACGAAGGCGACCCGTGCGGCAACTGCGGCGCGTTCACGCTCGTGCGCAACGGCGTGTGCCTCAAGTGCAACACGTGCGGCGAAACGTCGGGGTGCAGCTAG
- the rpmA gene encoding 50S ribosomal protein L27 → MAHKKGQGSSRNGRDSKPKMRGIKRYGGEVVKAGNILVRQCGTKFHPGTNVGLGRDFTLYAMADGQVKFEGPDKRRRISVYPYQAS, encoded by the coding sequence ATGGCACATAAGAAAGGTCAAGGCTCATCGCGCAACGGTCGGGATTCCAAGCCGAAGATGCGCGGGATCAAGCGGTACGGCGGCGAGGTCGTGAAGGCCGGCAACATCCTCGTGCGCCAGTGCGGCACGAAGTTCCACCCCGGCACGAACGTGGGCTTGGGCCGCGATTTCACGCTGTACGCCATGGCCGACGGCCAGGTCAAGTTCGAGGGCCCCGACAAGCGGCGCCGCATCAGCGTCTACCCCTACCAGGCCAGCTAG
- a CDS encoding c-type cytochrome, with protein MVRTVFLALSAVIFLAGCGSGSDNAPAPDTSTTPNETSAAAPAPEGGATMASYAEVQAIFDKSCVQCHGAGSPKEGIDLRSYESVMKGGDEGPVVVAGDPSGSLLVKALRGNGAKQMPFMQSALPEEEIAKVEAWIKDGAKQ; from the coding sequence ATGGTACGAACCGTCTTTCTGGCGCTGAGCGCTGTGATCTTTCTTGCCGGCTGTGGATCGGGGTCCGACAACGCCCCTGCTCCCGACACCTCAACGACTCCGAACGAAACGAGCGCGGCGGCTCCGGCCCCCGAGGGCGGGGCCACCATGGCTTCGTACGCGGAGGTGCAGGCGATCTTCGACAAGAGCTGCGTCCAGTGCCACGGCGCGGGCTCGCCCAAGGAGGGCATCGATCTGCGCTCCTACGAGTCCGTGATGAAGGGTGGCGATGAGGGCCCGGTCGTTGTGGCCGGGGACCCCTCCGGAAGCCTGCTCGTCAAGGCCTTGCGCGGCAATGGCGCCAAGCAGATGCCGTTCATGCAGTCCGCGCTCCCCGAAGAGGAGATCGCAAAGGTCGAAGCTTGGATCAAGGACGGAGCGAAGCAGTAA
- a CDS encoding endonuclease/exonuclease/phosphatase family protein — protein sequence MASEKTDSKNRIRRWALGVLLVCLLAYGLETFVAEDAWGSMWVLHLPQVLFFVPAGIVGLLAWRARDLSAVGISIGATTVALHLCAPCWRGLLPCDATRERSAAVKVVTFNVQHDHGGAERIAALLRKEAPDVVAFEEASFLGDRSSESKLVVDALPGFHWYRVANQAIASRWPLGRRWVSEFKVPTHTWAIFAEVLRDGRPDQPLLVGAVHLNPLNWDRFLSPEIGKLPEHLRTTARIRERQAEELVRELAKVDADVPVVLCGDFNGPPRGVVYSTLTRGLRDAFRQAGVGMGWTIPSVCPVTRLDYVYVRPSSTVLSARVLGNAGSDHRPLMAELIP from the coding sequence ATGGCCTCCGAAAAGACCGACTCCAAGAATCGGATTCGGCGTTGGGCGTTGGGAGTGCTGCTCGTTTGCCTCCTTGCCTACGGGCTTGAGACATTCGTTGCCGAAGATGCCTGGGGCTCGATGTGGGTCCTCCACCTCCCCCAAGTGCTCTTCTTCGTGCCCGCGGGGATCGTCGGTCTCCTCGCTTGGCGTGCCCGAGACCTGTCTGCGGTAGGGATTTCGATCGGCGCGACCACGGTCGCCCTCCACCTTTGTGCGCCCTGCTGGCGGGGCCTGCTTCCCTGCGACGCGACGCGCGAGCGCTCGGCAGCCGTCAAGGTGGTCACGTTCAACGTCCAGCACGATCACGGGGGCGCCGAACGGATCGCAGCCCTACTCCGGAAGGAAGCTCCCGATGTCGTCGCGTTCGAGGAGGCGTCCTTTCTCGGCGACCGCAGCTCCGAATCGAAGCTCGTCGTCGACGCTTTGCCCGGGTTCCACTGGTACCGCGTGGCCAACCAGGCGATCGCCTCCCGGTGGCCCCTCGGCAGGCGCTGGGTGTCCGAATTCAAAGTGCCCACCCACACGTGGGCGATCTTCGCCGAAGTCCTTCGGGACGGGCGACCCGATCAGCCTTTGTTGGTGGGGGCGGTCCATCTCAATCCGTTGAACTGGGACCGGTTTCTTTCGCCTGAAATCGGCAAACTGCCCGAGCATCTTCGAACCACGGCGCGCATCCGGGAGCGCCAGGCCGAAGAGCTCGTTCGGGAGCTGGCCAAGGTGGACGCCGACGTGCCCGTCGTCCTTTGCGGAGACTTCAACGGCCCTCCCCGAGGGGTGGTTTACAGCACACTGACCCGGGGCCTCCGCGACGCGTTCCGACAAGCAGGGGTCGGCATGGGATGGACCATCCCGTCGGTGTGCCCGGTCACGCGTCTCGACTACGTGTACGTCCGCCCGTCCAGCACGGTCCTAAGCGCCCGCGTCCTTGGCAATGCCGGTTCCGACCACCGCCCCCTGATGGCCGAGCTCATCCCCTAA